From Woronichinia naegeliana WA131, the proteins below share one genomic window:
- a CDS encoding GMC family oxidoreductase → MIIDDQYYDVIIVGTGAGGGTLAYKLAATGKKILILERGGFMPLEEQNRSNIDIFKRERYHAPEQWYDNAGEPFYPQMNYAIGGNTKIYGASLLRFREKDFEAVEHKTGISPEWCLKYSDFEPYYTEAEALYKVHGEAKGDPTEPIHSVDYPYPAVNQESPVQEIYDAIAQQGLHPSAIPLGLTRQDDDPTNDSEVSGINLALKYENVTLKTQAKVIGLHTNPSGKAVKGVEAEIDGQSYLFLGNIIVLACGAVNSAALLLKSANDTHPTGLANSSDQVGRNLMKSLMSSIVQLSTKPNSGSFQKTICVNDFYWGDEDFPYPMGHIQNSGGLLTDIIFAESPPGFSVVARLMPGFGLKQLATHSIGWWAQTEDLPDRDNRVQVEKNKIQINYTANNTEAHDRLIYRWLNVLKSIEKNLDDFHRGIMHPRGEVPLSVMANQCGTCRFGHDPQTSVLDRDCRAHDLDNLYVVDGSFFPSNAAVSPALTIIANALRVGDRLIERLK, encoded by the coding sequence ATGATTATTGATGACCAATATTACGATGTGATTATTGTTGGTACGGGGGCAGGGGGAGGCACTCTAGCCTATAAACTGGCCGCAACGGGAAAAAAAATTCTCATTCTCGAACGGGGTGGTTTTATGCCCCTAGAAGAACAAAACCGCAGTAATATCGATATTTTTAAGCGAGAACGCTATCACGCTCCTGAACAGTGGTACGACAACGCAGGAGAGCCGTTTTATCCCCAAATGAATTACGCGATCGGTGGGAATACGAAAATCTATGGCGCGTCCCTGCTCAGGTTCAGAGAAAAGGATTTTGAAGCGGTAGAGCATAAAACAGGTATTTCCCCCGAATGGTGTCTGAAATACTCAGATTTTGAACCCTATTACACCGAAGCCGAAGCTCTCTACAAAGTGCATGGAGAAGCGAAGGGAGATCCCACTGAACCTATCCATAGTGTCGATTATCCCTATCCCGCCGTCAATCAAGAATCCCCTGTTCAAGAAATTTATGACGCGATCGCCCAACAAGGCTTACATCCATCGGCAATTCCGTTAGGATTGACTCGTCAAGACGATGATCCGACCAATGATTCGGAAGTCAGTGGCATTAATCTTGCTTTGAAATACGAGAATGTAACTTTAAAAACCCAGGCAAAAGTGATCGGTTTACATACCAATCCATCGGGAAAAGCGGTTAAAGGTGTAGAAGCAGAAATTGACGGACAATCCTACTTATTTTTAGGGAATATTATCGTCTTAGCTTGTGGTGCAGTTAATTCAGCCGCTTTACTCCTCAAATCTGCTAACGATACCCATCCGACGGGATTAGCCAACAGTTCCGACCAAGTGGGACGTAATTTGATGAAAAGTTTGATGTCCTCAATTGTGCAACTGAGTACCAAACCAAATTCAGGGTCTTTTCAAAAAACCATTTGTGTCAATGATTTCTATTGGGGGGACGAGGATTTTCCCTATCCAATGGGTCATATCCAAAATTCAGGCGGCTTGCTCACGGATATTATTTTCGCGGAATCTCCCCCTGGCTTTTCCGTTGTTGCCCGATTAATGCCTGGATTTGGCTTGAAGCAGTTAGCAACCCATTCCATCGGCTGGTGGGCGCAAACGGAGGATTTGCCCGATCGCGATAATCGAGTGCAGGTCGAGAAGAACAAAATTCAGATCAATTACACCGCCAATAATACCGAAGCCCACGATCGCTTAATTTATCGTTGGTTGAATGTGTTAAAAAGTATCGAAAAGAATTTAGATGATTTCCATCGGGGCATTATGCACCCACGCGGAGAAGTTCCTTTGTCGGTAATGGCGAATCAATGCGGAACCTGTCGTTTTGGTCATGATCCTCAAACATCGGTTTTAGACCGTGATTGTCGCGCCCATGATCTGGATAATCTCTATGTGGTGGATGGTAGTTTTTTCCCTTCTAATGCGGCGGTGAGTCCAGCTTTAACGATTATTGCTAATGCTCTGCGAGTCGGCGATCGCTTAATTGAGCGATTGAAATAG